A DNA window from Roseovarius sp. Pro17 contains the following coding sequences:
- a CDS encoding TAXI family TRAP transporter solute-binding subunit gives MNFTRFIRAATVGAAMIAVGSAATAQEPQFFRIGTGGTSGTYYPIGGLIANAISAPPGSRACDEGGSCGYPGLIASALSANGSVANINAIAGGTLESGFSQSDVATWAHSGTGIWEGRDAVDNLRAIANLYPETIHLVASASSGIKSVADLKGKKVSLDEPGSGTLVDARIILGAYGLSEDDIDAAFLKPDQAADRMRDGAMDAFFFVGGFPAGAIAELASQEDIILVPITGAEAEAVTGEYSFFAENTVPGGTYEGVDDDVTTLSVGAQWVTSADVPDDLIYGITAALWNENTRTLLDSGHQKGKEITVETALDGVGIPLHPGAEKFYREQGMIE, from the coding sequence ATGAATTTTACACGCTTTATCCGCGCCGCGACGGTCGGCGCCGCGATGATCGCGGTCGGCTCTGCCGCCACCGCGCAAGAGCCTCAGTTTTTCCGCATCGGCACCGGCGGAACGTCCGGCACCTACTATCCCATTGGCGGCCTGATCGCGAATGCAATCTCGGCGCCACCCGGCTCGCGGGCCTGCGACGAGGGTGGGTCCTGCGGCTACCCGGGCCTTATCGCCTCGGCGTTGTCGGCCAACGGGTCGGTCGCGAACATCAACGCGATTGCCGGCGGCACGCTGGAATCGGGTTTTTCGCAGTCGGACGTCGCCACCTGGGCGCATTCCGGCACCGGTATCTGGGAAGGTCGTGACGCTGTCGACAATCTACGCGCTATCGCCAACCTCTACCCCGAGACGATCCACCTCGTCGCCTCCGCCTCATCGGGCATCAAGTCCGTCGCGGACCTGAAGGGTAAAAAAGTGTCGCTGGACGAGCCGGGTTCGGGCACGCTGGTCGATGCGCGTATCATTCTGGGCGCTTATGGCCTGAGTGAGGACGACATCGACGCCGCCTTCCTCAAGCCTGATCAGGCCGCGGATCGTATGCGCGACGGCGCGATGGATGCGTTCTTTTTCGTCGGCGGTTTTCCCGCAGGCGCGATCGCGGAATTGGCGAGCCAAGAGGACATCATCCTCGTCCCGATTACGGGCGCCGAGGCTGAGGCAGTGACCGGCGAATACAGCTTCTTTGCGGAAAACACCGTGCCGGGTGGCACCTATGAGGGCGTGGACGATGACGTCACCACCCTGTCGGTGGGCGCCCAGTGGGTGACCAGCGCGGATGTACCCGACGATCTGATCTACGGCATCACCGCTGCCTTGTGGAACGAGAACACCCGCACGCTGCTGGATTCTGGCCACCAGAAGGGCAAGGAGATCACCGTTGAAACGGCCCTCGACGGTGTGGGCATCCCGCTGCACCCAGGTGCGGAAAAGTTCTATCGCGAACAAGGCATGATCGAGTAA
- a CDS encoding LuxR family transcriptional regulator, translating into MIAAKQLSPDALLERLETATDIAALQRAIEVCRDSFGVDHMGYHWISAASDNYGVGTYAAAWIKHYIAQDYLRVDPVIQGCYQRFHPVDWKQLDWSGKAARQFLREAIEFGVGSQGYSVPIRGPNGQFALFSANHSCTDADWATFTKANRRPLILIAHAFHQKALEFEPQRSPPQTQALSPREVDALTLLAVGHSRAQVAQTLNISEHTLRAYIESARFKLGASNTIHAVACAMSRGVIVI; encoded by the coding sequence ATGATCGCCGCCAAACAGTTGTCACCAGACGCGCTTTTGGAGAGGCTGGAAACAGCAACTGATATTGCCGCGCTTCAGCGCGCGATTGAGGTTTGCCGCGACAGTTTCGGCGTTGATCACATGGGCTATCACTGGATCAGTGCGGCAAGCGACAATTACGGTGTCGGCACGTACGCGGCCGCATGGATCAAGCATTACATCGCACAGGATTATCTGCGCGTCGATCCGGTTATACAGGGCTGCTATCAGCGCTTTCACCCGGTCGACTGGAAGCAACTGGACTGGTCCGGCAAGGCCGCACGCCAATTCCTGCGCGAGGCCATCGAATTCGGCGTTGGCAGCCAAGGATACTCTGTGCCGATCAGGGGCCCAAATGGGCAGTTTGCGCTATTCTCGGCCAACCACAGCTGCACTGACGCAGATTGGGCCACGTTCACCAAGGCGAACCGCCGCCCGCTGATCCTGATCGCCCACGCGTTCCACCAAAAGGCGCTGGAGTTTGAGCCACAGCGCAGCCCGCCTCAGACGCAGGCGTTGTCCCCACGTGAGGTGGACGCGCTGACCTTGCTGGCGGTCGGTCATAGTCGCGCACAGGTTGCGCAGACACTGAATATCTCGGAACACACACTGCGCGCCTATATCGAAAGCGCCCGATTCAAACTGGGCGCGTCGAACACCATCCACGCGGTCGCCTGCGCCATGTCGCGCGGAGTGATCGTGATTTAA
- the ccrA gene encoding crotonyl-CoA carboxylase/reductase: MALDTDTGIARYDAPEKDLYEVGEMPPMGYVPKQMYAWTIRRERHGEPDKSFKQEVVDVPVLDSNEVLVLVMAAGVNYNGVWAGLGQPISPFDVHKAEYHIAGSDAAGVVWAVGDKVRRWKVGDEVVIHCNQDDGDDEECNGGDPMFSPSQRIWGYETPDGSFAQFTNVQAQQLMPRPKHLTWEESACYTLTLATAYRMLFGHEPHDLKPGQNVLVWGASGGLGSYAIQLINTAGANAIAVISEEDKREFVMALGAKGAINRKDFNCWGQLPKVNTDEYNAWLKEARKFGKAIWEITGKGVSVDMVFEHPGEATFPVSALVCKKGGMVVICAGTTGFNCTFDVRYMWMHQKRLQGSHFAHLKQASAANNLMVERRLDPCMSEVFPWADIPAAHLKMLRNEHKPGNMAVLVQSPRTGLRTIEDAVDARS; encoded by the coding sequence ATGGCTCTGGACACCGACACCGGCATCGCGCGCTACGACGCGCCTGAAAAGGATCTGTATGAGGTCGGCGAAATGCCCCCGATGGGCTACGTCCCCAAGCAGATGTATGCGTGGACCATTCGCCGCGAACGGCACGGCGAGCCTGACAAATCGTTCAAGCAGGAAGTGGTCGATGTGCCCGTACTGGACAGCAACGAGGTGCTGGTTCTGGTGATGGCCGCTGGCGTTAACTATAATGGCGTCTGGGCGGGCCTCGGCCAGCCAATCAGCCCGTTTGACGTGCACAAGGCGGAATACCATATCGCAGGCTCGGATGCCGCTGGCGTTGTCTGGGCCGTGGGCGACAAGGTGCGCCGCTGGAAAGTGGGCGACGAGGTGGTCATCCACTGCAATCAGGACGATGGCGACGATGAGGAATGCAATGGCGGCGATCCGATGTTCTCGCCCTCGCAGCGGATTTGGGGCTACGAAACACCGGATGGCAGTTTCGCGCAGTTCACCAACGTGCAGGCGCAGCAATTGATGCCCCGTCCAAAGCATCTGACATGGGAGGAATCGGCCTGCTACACCCTGACGCTGGCCACCGCCTATCGGATGCTGTTCGGCCACGAACCGCATGACCTGAAGCCTGGTCAGAACGTGTTGGTCTGGGGCGCGTCGGGGGGCCTCGGCTCCTACGCTATTCAGCTGATCAACACGGCAGGCGCCAATGCGATTGCAGTGATTTCCGAAGAGGACAAGCGCGAGTTCGTCATGGCGCTGGGCGCCAAGGGCGCGATCAACCGCAAGGATTTCAACTGCTGGGGCCAGTTGCCCAAGGTGAACACCGACGAATACAACGCTTGGCTGAAAGAGGCGCGCAAGTTCGGCAAGGCGATCTGGGAGATCACCGGCAAGGGCGTCAGCGTCGACATGGTGTTCGAGCATCCGGGCGAGGCGACCTTCCCGGTATCGGCGCTGGTCTGTAAAAAGGGCGGCATGGTCGTGATCTGCGCCGGTACCACCGGCTTCAATTGCACCTTTGACGTGCGCTATATGTGGATGCACCAAAAGCGCCTGCAAGGCTCGCATTTCGCCCATCTGAAACAGGCAAGCGCCGCGAACAACCTGATGGTTGAGCGCCGCCTTGATCCCTGCATGTCCGAGGTGTTCCCTTGGGCCGATATCCCCGCTGCGCATCTGAAAATGCTGCGGAATGAGCATAAGCCGGGCAACATGGCCGTGCTGGTTCAATCGCCCCGTACTGGCCTGCGCACGATCGAGGATGCAGTGGACGCGCGCAGCTAA
- a CDS encoding 1-acyl-sn-glycerol-3-phosphate acyltransferase, translating into MTSTIHMPLWALLLLIAFAAVTFASHFLFPSVRWFFRRRLERAVARLNTRLTRPIEPFKLARRHDMILRLVYDPDVTQAIVDYAAKHKVREDVAFEKARSYAREIVPSFSAFAYFSFGTRVANWLARTLYTVRTGPQNAQIIDSIENDATMIFIMNHRSNMDYVLVTTLAAKSSALSYAVGEWARVWPLSRIIKAMGAYFIRRRSRGGLYRTVLSRYVQMATLGGVTQAIFPEGGLTVDGIVKPAKLGLLSYVVEGWKPGGRDVVFVPVAINYDRVLEDRVLMAAAARGNRRFRVRKSVIAKAVWRLLWQRMRGRFQRFGTAAVVFAEPVRLSDYGDAPALGDLGHDLMGRIEAAMPMLCVPMVARALLHRDAPMDKAALVAEVQDMLRSSARTTPLIQDIPTGVAQACAALEGREAIEQNDGGWIMAEGGAPLLTYYANSVTHLLPANAALAQEISAPAGS; encoded by the coding sequence ATGACATCCACGATTCATATGCCCCTTTGGGCGCTGCTGTTGCTGATCGCGTTTGCGGCGGTCACATTTGCCTCGCATTTTCTGTTTCCGTCGGTGCGCTGGTTCTTTCGCCGCCGACTCGAGCGGGCGGTGGCGCGGCTGAATACGCGTCTGACCCGCCCGATCGAGCCGTTCAAACTGGCCCGGCGCCACGACATGATCCTGCGCCTGGTCTATGATCCAGACGTGACGCAAGCCATCGTCGACTACGCCGCCAAGCATAAGGTGCGCGAGGATGTCGCCTTTGAAAAGGCGCGCAGCTACGCGCGCGAGATCGTTCCGAGTTTTAGCGCCTTTGCCTATTTCAGCTTTGGCACGCGGGTGGCGAACTGGCTGGCGCGCACACTCTATACTGTGCGGACCGGGCCGCAAAATGCGCAGATCATCGACAGTATCGAAAACGATGCGACGATGATTTTTATCATGAATCACCGCAGTAATATGGACTACGTGCTGGTCACGACGCTGGCTGCGAAATCCTCGGCGCTGTCCTACGCCGTGGGTGAATGGGCGCGCGTCTGGCCCCTCAGCCGTATCATCAAGGCGATGGGTGCCTATTTCATCCGCCGCCGTTCGCGCGGAGGGCTCTATCGCACGGTACTGTCGCGCTATGTGCAGATGGCGACGCTGGGTGGCGTGACGCAGGCGATTTTCCCTGAGGGCGGGTTGACCGTGGACGGCATTGTGAAACCGGCCAAGCTGGGTCTGCTGTCCTACGTGGTCGAGGGATGGAAACCCGGCGGGCGCGACGTGGTATTCGTGCCTGTCGCGATCAATTACGACCGTGTGCTGGAGGACCGCGTGCTGATGGCGGCTGCCGCGCGGGGCAACCGGCGCTTTCGCGTGCGTAAATCGGTGATAGCCAAGGCAGTGTGGCGGCTGTTGTGGCAGCGGATGCGCGGACGCTTTCAGCGGTTCGGTACTGCGGCAGTTGTCTTTGCCGAGCCTGTGAGGCTGAGTGATTATGGCGATGCGCCCGCTCTTGGTGATCTGGGCCACGACCTGATGGGCCGGATTGAGGCGGCAATGCCGATGCTGTGCGTCCCGATGGTGGCGCGCGCGCTTTTGCACCGCGATGCGCCGATGGATAAGGCTGCGCTGGTGGCCGAGGTTCAGGATATGCTGCGCAGCTCTGCCAGAACGACGCCGTTGATCCAAGATATCCCGACCGGTGTCGCGCAGGCCTGCGCGGCGCTGGAGGGCCGTGAGGCGATTGAGCAAAACGACGGCGGGTGGATCATGGCAGAAGGCGGTGCGCCACTGCTTACCTATTACGCCAATTCCGTCACGCACCTGCTGCCTGCCAATGCTGCGCTTGCACAGGAAATTTCTGCACCTGCTGGGTCATAA
- a CDS encoding protein meaA: MSHPTPDRPWLIRTYAGHSTAAASNALYRANLAKGQTGLSVAFDLPTQTGYDSDHVLARGEVGKVGVPVCHLGDMRQLFADIPLEQMNTSMTINATAPWLLSLYIAVAEEQGVDPRTLQGTVQNDLIKEYLSRGTYICPPKPSLKMIGDVAEYCYKNVPKWNPMNVCSYHLQEAGATPEQELSFALATAIAVLDELKPRVPDADFPALAGRISFFVNAGIRFVTEMCKMRAFVDLWDEILQERYGIEDPKFRRFRYGVQVNSLGLTEQQPENNVYRILIEMLAVTLSKKARARAVQLPAWNEALGLPRPWDQQWSMRMQQILAYETDLLEFDDLFDGNPAVDRKVEELKEGTRHELSSLEGMGGAIGAIDYMKSRLVDSNAERFNRIERNETIVVGVNKWTTGEPSPLMSADGGIMTVDPAVEAQQIDSLNAWKAQRDAAAVKSALADLRAAASEGRNIMPASIEAARVGVTTGEWAQQMRAVHGEYRGPTGVSSNPSNKTEGLDEIREAVAAASTRLGRKLKFLVGKPGLDGHSNGAEQIAFRARDCGMDIDYQGIRLTPEELVRAASDDGAHVVGLSILSGSHIPLVEDLMERMRAAGLGHIPVIVGGIIPEDDAKRLRAMGVARVYTPKDFELNTIMRDIVTLVDPGAVAAE; this comes from the coding sequence ATGTCGCATCCGACCCCCGATCGCCCCTGGCTGATCCGTACCTATGCTGGCCACTCGACAGCGGCAGCGTCGAACGCACTATACCGCGCGAACCTCGCCAAGGGGCAGACAGGCTTGTCGGTCGCGTTCGATCTGCCGACGCAGACCGGATATGACAGCGATCACGTTCTGGCGCGCGGCGAGGTCGGCAAGGTCGGCGTGCCGGTCTGCCATCTGGGTGACATGCGCCAGCTCTTTGCGGATATCCCGCTGGAGCAGATGAACACATCGATGACGATCAACGCGACGGCGCCTTGGCTATTGTCGCTATACATCGCCGTGGCCGAGGAGCAGGGCGTCGATCCGCGCACCTTGCAAGGTACGGTGCAAAACGATCTGATCAAGGAATACCTGTCACGCGGCACCTATATCTGTCCGCCAAAACCGTCGCTAAAGATGATCGGCGACGTGGCCGAATACTGCTATAAAAACGTGCCGAAATGGAACCCGATGAACGTGTGTTCCTACCACCTGCAAGAGGCTGGCGCGACGCCCGAGCAAGAGCTGTCCTTTGCCCTCGCCACCGCCATTGCGGTGCTGGATGAGTTGAAGCCGCGTGTGCCGGATGCCGATTTCCCGGCACTGGCCGGGCGTATCAGTTTCTTTGTTAACGCAGGCATCCGGTTCGTCACCGAAATGTGCAAGATGCGCGCCTTTGTCGATCTGTGGGATGAAATCCTGCAAGAGCGTTACGGGATCGAAGATCCCAAGTTCCGCCGCTTTCGCTATGGCGTGCAGGTCAACTCGCTGGGTTTGACCGAGCAGCAGCCTGAAAATAACGTCTACCGCATCCTGATCGAAATGCTGGCCGTGACCCTCAGTAAGAAGGCGCGCGCCCGCGCTGTGCAACTGCCCGCCTGGAACGAGGCGCTGGGCCTGCCGCGCCCATGGGATCAGCAATGGTCAATGCGGATGCAGCAAATTCTGGCATATGAAACCGACCTGCTGGAATTCGACGACCTGTTCGACGGCAACCCGGCAGTCGATCGCAAGGTCGAAGAACTGAAGGAAGGCACGCGGCACGAACTGTCCAGCCTCGAAGGGATGGGCGGTGCCATCGGGGCCATCGACTACATGAAATCGCGGCTTGTGGATAGCAACGCCGAGCGTTTCAATCGGATTGAGCGCAACGAGACGATTGTCGTCGGCGTCAACAAGTGGACCACCGGCGAACCTTCGCCCTTGATGAGCGCGGATGGTGGCATCATGACCGTCGATCCGGCCGTCGAGGCCCAGCAGATCGACAGCCTGAACGCCTGGAAGGCGCAGCGCGATGCCGCCGCCGTCAAATCGGCGCTGGCGGACCTGCGCGCCGCTGCCAGCGAGGGACGCAATATAATGCCCGCGTCGATCGAGGCCGCCCGCGTGGGCGTCACCACAGGCGAATGGGCGCAGCAAATGCGCGCCGTGCACGGCGAATATCGCGGCCCGACGGGTGTGTCGTCCAACCCCTCGAACAAGACCGAGGGCCTCGATGAAATCCGCGAGGCTGTTGCCGCCGCCTCTACCCGGCTGGGTCGCAAGCTCAAATTCCTTGTCGGCAAGCCGGGCCTCGACGGACACTCGAACGGAGCGGAACAGATCGCCTTTCGCGCGCGCGACTGCGGCATGGACATCGACTATCAAGGCATCCGCCTGACCCCCGAAGAGCTGGTGCGCGCCGCGTCCGATGACGGCGCGCATGTCGTCGGTCTGTCGATCCTCTCGGGCAGCCACATCCCGCTGGTCGAGGATCTGATGGAACGGATGCGCGCGGCAGGGCTGGGGCATATCCCCGTCATCGTCGGCGGCATCATCCCCGAAGACGACGCCAAACGCCTGCGCGCGATGGGCGTCGCGCGCGTTTACACGCCTAAGGATTTCGAGCTGAACACGATCATGCGTGACATCGTCACGCTGGTAGATCCCGGCGCGGTTGCAGCAGAATAA